The Sphingobacterium lactis sequence TGATAAGTAAAACACGAATTATGACAAAGAAAAGAATTCAGATCGACACCTCGATCAATGCTCCCGTAACGCAAGTTTGGGATGCCTACAATACCCCTGAAGATATTAAAATGTGGAACCATGCTTCCGATGATTGGGAATGTCCATCCTCAGAAAATGATCTCCGTGTTGGCGGGAAATTCAAGAATAAGATGGCTGCCAAAGACGGGAGTTTCTCCTTTGATTTCGAAGGTACCTATACGGAAGTAACGCCAAATAAAAGCATCTCGTATGTATTGGGAGATGAACGTCAGGCGGATATAACTTTTCAGGAAGAGGCCGGTAAAACCAACATGAACATTGTTTTTGACGCGGATGATACTCATGACGCTGAAATGCAACGCTCCGGATGGCAATCCATTCTGGACAATTTCCGCAAACATGTAGAATCCAAATAAGTAAAGGATCCATGGAGGAGAAAAAATACAAAGTCGGCCAGATTGTATGGGCCGACCTAACCACCAACCAGGCAGGGACCTTAAAGGAATTCTATAAAGCAGTTCTCGGCTGGCAGGAATATCCTGTTGCCATGAAAGATGAAGACGGCGGATACGATGATTATGCCATGCTGATGGATGACCAAAGTCCTGCCGGCGGTATTTGCAACAGCAGAGGCCAAAATGCTAACCTACCGGCCACCTGGATTCCCTACATCTATGTGGAAGATGTGGAGGGAAGCTTGGCGAAAAGCTTGGACCTCGGCGGAAAATTAATTCACGAAAGCAAGAAGAAGGATGGCACCTACAATTATGTAATCGTTCAGGACCCTGCTGGCGCAGTCTTCGGCTTTGGAAAAATGCAATAACATGAAAACAATCTATTTTACAGAAAACATTCAGGCCAGTCCGGCGAAAGTTCATGAGGTCATGCTCGATCAAGAACATTATCAGGAATGGACAAAACCGTTCAGTCCTACCTCCAACTTCAGTGGTTCATGGGAAGAAGGGTCCAAAATCTTCTTCACCTCCCAGTATGAAGATGGCGCATTGGGCGGATTGGTTTCCCGTATTGAAACCAATATTCCCGGGGATATCGTTATCATCCGGCACATGGGGATTGTCAGCAAGGAAGGAGAGCTCTATGACGGCCCGATGGTCGATGCTTGGCGCAATGCCTTGGAGGTCTACCGTTTCAAAGCTGTGGATGACGGTACGCAGATTACCTGTTCGGTCGAAATCGGCGACGAGGAAGAAGCTGGTATGTTCGATGAATCCTGGCCCGCTGCGCTACGAAAATTAAAGGAAATCTGTGAAAACTGATGGGTAAGGTAAAAACGACATTCACCAAGGAGGATGTAGCCGCATTTATTGAAAATGCAGGAACGGAAAAGAAAAGGAATGACTCGCTGGTCCTATTGCAGTTAATGGAAGCTGCTACCGGCGAAAAGGCAGAGATGTTCGGCCCTACCATCGTTGGCTTCGGGAAATACCATTACAAGTATCCAACCGGACACGAAGGAGTCGCTCCATTGGTAGGATTCTCTCCGCGAAAAGCCGCCTTCTCTCTCTATGTATTTACAGGAGCGGATGAACACAGGCACCTGTTGGAAGGCTTGGGAAAATATAAAATGGGAAAAGCCTGTATCTATGTCAATAAATTATCCGATATTAACCTTGATGTTCTACAGAACCTCATGAAGGAATCAATCGCCTTTATATCCGACAAATACATTCGATTATAGATTTAAACATTATGAAACAGCACAGCACAAATTATTTTAACACGCTAATCACCATTGCCGAGGACAGTAAGACCCTTAAAGCTGAAATTCCCCCGGTGAAGCTTGATAAACTAACGGTTGCCAATCGACAATTTGACCTCTTAAATGCCAACCCCGGCCAGGTAAAATCCGATGATTTGCTGTTTCAACTCTACGCTGATAAAAACGAGATCCCCGAAGGCGATCGCGAACAGGCTCGGGAAGCATTCTTCTCCAAGGGCCAGCCCTGTCTCCGTACTTCCCCCCTCGCCAAGTCCTATGGCTGGGGAATATTATATGACGAAGCAGGCAATATCCGCCTGATCGATGCAGCATCCGAGGAATATGAAAACCTGCTGCAGGACAACCGGATAAAGAAAGTACCAGCCATGCGGAGTACGAAAAAATAGATTTTTGATTGCCTGCGCAACTTGCGGATCCTTCAGCCACATTGTGGCAGCAAATGTTTCGAATAGTTGTCATAGCGCACCTGCCAACCCCGGAGGGGTGTCATTATTTTAGCTCATGTACAGGGGTACGAAATAACCCCAGAGGGGTGTAACTATACGTTTATGCCTTAGGCACAAGAGATCAACCCGCAAGCCAACCGCACAACTCTTGCGCCAGCGGTTTTTGCTTTAGTGGGGGGCGGTTTTTTGGGAGGAAATGGGCGCGCTTTGCGCGCCCATTTCCTCCCAAAAAACCGCCCTAAGCATCTCTTTTCGTATGCTGGCGCAAGTCTTTTGTGATGGCCTGCGCGGTGGCGGACTTGTGCCAAAAACATGCCGAAGGCACAAAAGATACGACATGCAATTTCTTTAAACACATGGCGGCAGCAAATGTGACGAATGCTTGTCTTAGCACACATGCCAACCCCGGAGGGGTGTCACTATTTTAGCTCATGTTCAGGGATACGAGATAACCCCGGAGGGGTGTAACTATTTTAGCATTACGGCTACACACCGTTAAGCCCCAACGCCCACATTTTTGGTTTGCTAAAGCAAACCAAAAATGTGGGTGTTGGGGCAATTTAATCTTGGGTGGCGTGCTAAAATAGTTCAACCCCTCTGGGGTTGCATGTTGGAAAAAAGTCTAAACATGCCATAGGCACAAGAGATCCACCCACAAGCCAACCGCACAACTCTTGCGCCAGCATGTCCCACCTGCACCGCCTGCATTCCACCAATCCCAAGGCACAAGAGATCCCCCCACATGCCAACCGCACAACTCTTGCGCCAGCATGTCCCACCTGCACCGCCTGCATTCCACCAATCCCAAGGCACAAGAGATCCACCCACAAGCCAACCGCACAACTCTTGCGCCAGCATGTCCCACCTGCACCGCCTGCATGCCACCAATCCCTAGGCACAAGAGATCCACCCACAAGCCAACCGCACAACTCTTGCGCCAGCATGTCCCACCTGCACCGCCTGCATGCCACCAATCCCTAGGCACAAGAGATCCACCCAAAAGCCAACCGAACAACTCTTGCGCCAGCATGTCCCCCTTGCACCACCGACCTCCCTTAACCCCACAACAAATATTTTCAATCTTTTCTTTTCTTGTCCTATGGCAAGTAGATTTTTCCGGCACCTTCCTAACTTTGGTATAAGCAATTGGAAATCCCTAGCGATCAGCTATTTCAATCGCTTGCATTATACACTTAAATAAAAATATCATGGAAAGCACAGAAAAATTCAGACACGAAATAAACGGCAAAGAGGTTCGCATTGAGCGGCAATTTGATACAGATGTTGCTACAGCATGGCGGGCATTTACGGATGCAAAAATTTTAGATCAATGGTGGGCACCAAAGCCATGGAAGTGTGTCACCAAATCCCAGGAATTCAAGGAAAACGGCCGTTGGACCTATGCGATGCAGGGTCCCGAAGGCGAAGAGCATTGGTCCTTTATGGATTACAAGACCATTGTGCCCCAGGAATTCTATATCGGCGAAGATGGGTTCAGTGACAAGGACGGAAATGTCCAGGAAGGTCTCCCTAGATCGACGTGGAAAGTGGATTTCCGAAGCCAGGACAAAGGCACCTTAGTAACATCGACGTGTACCTTCGAAAAAGAGGAAGACCTGCAGCAATTGCTGGACATGGGATTTCTTCAGGGCTATGAAATGGGCCTACAGAATTTGGAGGACCTATTGCCACAACTGCGTTAGCCGCCAATTTAAAGTAGCTGACACAGGGTTGTCACAACCCTTTACGAAAATTGTATAAATAATTTAAACCACTAAAAATAAAAGATTATGGCTAGAGTACATGCGTATTTAAACTTCAATGGCGATTGCAGACAAGCATTCGAATTTTATGAGACAGTTTTTAAAACTGAAAATTTAGGCACTCACACCTATGGAGATATGCCCGCAGATCCAAATTTCCCCCTAGCGGAGGATGCTAAGGATAAGGTAATGCACACAGCGATCCACATCAATCCGGAGACCATGTTGATGGGTGCTGATGTCCTTCCAGGATTCGGACAACCTTTATCCCAAGGAAATGGTACCTACATCATGCTGGATACGAAGGATATTGCTGAAGCTGAAGAATTATTCCAAGCGCTTTCAAAAGATGCAAAGGTTATCGAAATGCAGTTGGAAGAAACGTTCTTCGCAGAACGATTCGCTTCATTACAGGATAAATTTGGTGTTTATTGGATGATCCATTTCGAAGGTAACAAAAAAATGAGCTAATCATTTTCGTATCGATTCATCTCGATCAGTTTTTATGAGCAGCAGCGGTTCCTTTTCCACTGCTGTTCTTGCTGTTTTACAATTTAATCGAATAAGTGCATGAAGAACCTGATTTTTGAAGCCGGCCGGAATATAGCTATCAAAATCCCGGTGGACGTGTATGAAGATACGCTATCCTTTTACCGAGATATCCTCCTGATGGACACGGAGGAAGTCGCGGTTACGGACGCATGGATCCAACGATCTACTAAAGTTAATTTTGGTACCATTGTCCTCTGGTTGGACGGTGTTCCTTCCGCTGAACCGAGCACGGTGTACTTGGAAATTCAGACAAATCAGCTGGAGCTGGCATTGCCCTATCTGAGGACCAATAAAGTCCGTATTCCAGCGGTCCCGGAGCGTTTACCGACCGATGCCCACTGGATCCAGGATCCCGCGGGTACGGTTTTGTTGCTGCGGTCCATCTCGGTTGAACCCACTCATGGTGCTCCATAACTTAAGAACTGTTAAACCTTCAACTCCTTGCGAACAAAACGCCGGTTGGTGCTGTTGTTAAAACAGTCTAACGTATTAATGGCATAATCCAAGGACTAAATAAAAAGATTATGTCAATCATTGAAGACATTTTGCTATTGACACATTTTAAGCATTCGATAAACGCTAAACTTATGGAAAATAAGATCATTCCCGCGCTATGGTTCGACAACAATGCAAAAGAAGCATTGGATTTTTACTGTGATATTTTACCGGATAGCTCCATTACCAAAGATAATGGGGTTGCCGTTGAGGCATCCCTAATAGGTGTCAATTTCATTGGCATAAACGGTGGCAATGCGTTCAAACCAAATCCGTCCATTTCGTTTATGATCGTCTTCGAGAATAGGGATGCATTAGACCTGACCTGGAACGGTTTCTTAGAGGAAGGGAAAGTCCTGATGCCCCTGCAGGAATATCCTTTTTCCGCACATTACGGTTGGATAGCCGATAAATTTGGGGTGAGTTGGCAATTGTATCTGGGAAAACTAAGCGATGTCAATGAACAAGCTATCATTCCAACGTTGATGTTCGCCCATACGCAACAGGGGAATTGCGAACGGGCGTTGGCATTTTACGCCGATCTGTTTAAGAATTTCCATGCACAAGGCGCGGTTCACTATCCGGACGGCCCGATGAAGGGACAGGTTATGCATGCACAGTTCCAAGCCAATAACACCACCATGGCCGCAATGGACTCAGGGGTAGATATGGATTTTACCTTTACAGAAGGGGTTTCATTGACCATATTATGTAAGGACCAAGCAGAAATAGATTATTATTGGGACAAAATCATCCGTACCGGATCAGAGAGCCAGTGCGGTTGGTGTAAGGACGAATTCGGTGTTAGCTGGCAAGTGGTACCCAATAATATAGCTAAGTTGCTTCAGCATAATAAAAATGCGGAAAAGGCCCTGATGGGAATGAAAAAAATAGTTATTTCCGAATTGGAAAATGCCTAATGACCTCATGGAAACCTATCTTATTTTTTTACGCGGGGTGAATGTTTCGGGAAAGAACATCATCAAAATGGCTGATCTGAAAGAGAAGTTGAGTGAATCCTATTCGGAGGTCCGCACGTATATCCAGAGTGGCAACATCGTGCTGGAGACCGATGAAACGAGACCCGCCCTTCAGTCAGCTGTTCACAGGTTGATTAAGAATGCATTCGGTCATGACGTCGATGTCTTTGTATTTCAGCCCAGATCGCTGGAAGTAGTGCTTAATGGAAACCCTTTTTCTTCGGATCTCCCTGGCAATAAAACTTTTGTGACCTTTTTGGATGGAGATCCAAGAGCAGACCAAATCAAGGCATTCAAGGAAATTGATCTTGCACCGGAGGAATATGTACTGGATGGCCGTACTTTATATTTTCATTTGCCCGAAGGCATGGCGAATGCCAAGTTGACCACCAATTTCATTGAAAAAAACTGCAGGTCCGAGCGACCGGGAGAAACCTCAATACCTTACAAAAAATGTTATCTTTGGTCAAGAAATAATACATAAACAAACCAAACCAATCATTTTATGAGAACCCTAAAATACCTTCTATTTACCATTCTGGGCATCATTGTGCTCGTATTAATTGCGGCTGCAGTATTACCGAACGATTTTGAAGCTGGCAGTAAAATCGTAATCAATAAACCCAAAAAGGAAGTTTTTGACTATGTCAAACTCCTGAGGAACCAAGGCAATTACGACAACTGGTCCCGCCAGGATCCGCAGATCCAACGTGAGTACACCGGTACAGATGGTCAACCTGGCTTTACCTACACCTGGAAGAGCGACAAGGTTGGCGATGGCAAGCAAGTCATTACCGAGGTAGACTCCAGTGCAGGAAGAATTGATATGTATATTTTCTTCAATGGTTCCGAGGATGCGAGTCCCTCATTCATGGAGGTACTGCCCCTTTCAGATAGCAGCAGCCAAGTCATTTGGAAAGTGGAAGGAAAAATGCCCTACCCATTCAATCTGATGTCTTTATTCTATGATATGAACGCTGATTTTGATGCTGGATTGGCCCATTTGAAAGATATACTAGAAAAATAACCATGAAACTCGTCATACCCTCCGACTGTGACAATGCCCCTAAGCGTAGAATAATCCGGGATTTGAACATCGCTTTTGCAAAAGGAGATGTGGATGCGCTTAAAGCAAACTTCCATAACGACATCACCTGGGAAATGATTGGTGATCGGGTACTAACAGGAATTCAAGAAGTTACAGATTTCCTCATCTCCATAAAGGAAAACAAAGCCACTGCGCTGGAATTAAAACAAATCCTGACCCATGGAAAACATGCGGCAGCCAGTGGAATCCTGACCTTCACCAAGGGCAAAGTATATTTCCATGACTTTTACGAATTCAGTTCTGCAGGATCGAGCCTCATCAGAAAGATAAGCAGCATGGCTAGGGATGTGAAATAACAGCATATACGTGGATCTTTTAACCCTTCTTCAACAAATCAGCAAACGATGAAAAGAAAACTCCTTCCCCTATTGGCCTTCCTCGCATTATGTGCAATTCAGTGCCAAAACCCGAAACAGGTAAAGCAAGCTACTACGGATACGCTAGATTCCCCTGTGGAGGGATCCGCAGAAAGTACATTGACGCAAGACGCCGGTTGCCGGTGGCTAAAACAACAGGTTGCCGAATATTTCAGCGCCGGTGGCAGTATGGAAAAGATGGCTGCAATGACAACTCCGGAATACTTCCAATACAAAATGGACGCCACCAATGTCGATCTGGATACGGATGGAAGCTTGAGCAAAGCGGACTTTGAAAAAAAGTGGAAAGACACCTACAATACCACCCATGCCGGCATAGGTTCGGGATTCCTCATTTCCGGTCAGGATTGGGGAAATATTATTGTATCGACCTGTGACATGGTGAAAGCTGATAGCAAACAGTTAACAGTAAAAGCACTCCTTTCGGACTGTGAATTTCAGACAGATTATCACCGGGAGATTACGCTGATCAAAAATGGAGATGGATTTCGCATTCAGGACATTAAGGAATTTGACTAATGAATCCGATGGGCATAGACATTGCTCAACCATGTAAATAGGTCATTTGTTCCAATACCCTGTATATCAACCTCCAATATTTGGAGTACATCCTGAAAGAATGGAGCTATCTGAAGGTCGTCCCGATTGGAAAATGCTGAAATGGTCAATTTCTTGTTCGGGAAGTTCAACACCACATTATGGAAACCTGTACTTTCACCGGAATGGAACAGGACCTGATCGCCGTGTTGGTCCTTTCCAAAAAAGAATCCGAAACCATACCGTATTCCGGGCTTGACTTCCATAAATAAATTGGGGTATTCCGTCACCAAACCTTCAGCTAATTGCAGGGCATAAATCAAGGATGTCGAACCGCGGGCATAATCATATGCTGAGGTATAGACTCCCCCATCGCCCTTGGTTGCGCTGGTAATACTTTGATCGGCAAAAGTAAATTTCCCATTTTCTAAATGATAGCCATACGCCCGATTTCGGACCTGTGCCCCGGGAACCATAATTTGACTGTGTTTCATGTCCAACTCCCGAAATACCTCATCCCGCATAAAGTCAGCATAGGACTTACCAGAAACCTGTTCCACCAGCAACGCCAATAGGCAATAGCCCGTATTGCTATAGCGAAATTGGCGGCCCGCAGGGAAATAGACAGAATCGATGCGGCTGATCAATTCCAGCACGGATCGGTCACTTAACTGTTCCTTTTGGTTTTCGGGAATATAGTTTTCATAATCCACCAGTCCTGAACTGTGGTTCAAAAGGTGCTGTACCTCTACACTTGCCGTTTCTTCGGGCAGCGTTGGAAGGTATTTTCTGATTTTATCGGTTAATTTCAATTGTCCATTAGCCTCCAATAGGAAGACGGCCAAGGCTGTGAACTGCTTACTGACAGACGCCAACCTAAAATTGGTGAGGCTATCGATCTGCTCTCCCGTTTCCAGGTTAGCTATTCCCCTGCCCTTTGCATATCCAGTACCCATTCCATATTTACTGATCTGAAGTATAATTCCGGGAGCTTGGGAATCCGGATAATATTGGTCAACTACCTCATCCAACTTGGATAAATCAGATTCCTGCGCATACAGATGTAGCATGGAAAACAAGACAAAACAGATCAAGATTAGTAATTTTTTCATGGCGATG is a genomic window containing:
- a CDS encoding SRPBCC family protein, with the translated sequence MTKKRIQIDTSINAPVTQVWDAYNTPEDIKMWNHASDDWECPSSENDLRVGGKFKNKMAAKDGSFSFDFEGTYTEVTPNKSISYVLGDERQADITFQEEAGKTNMNIVFDADDTHDAEMQRSGWQSILDNFRKHVESK
- a CDS encoding VOC family protein encodes the protein MEEKKYKVGQIVWADLTTNQAGTLKEFYKAVLGWQEYPVAMKDEDGGYDDYAMLMDDQSPAGGICNSRGQNANLPATWIPYIYVEDVEGSLAKSLDLGGKLIHESKKKDGTYNYVIVQDPAGAVFGFGKMQ
- a CDS encoding SRPBCC family protein; amino-acid sequence: MKTIYFTENIQASPAKVHEVMLDQEHYQEWTKPFSPTSNFSGSWEEGSKIFFTSQYEDGALGGLVSRIETNIPGDIVIIRHMGIVSKEGELYDGPMVDAWRNALEVYRFKAVDDGTQITCSVEIGDEEEAGMFDESWPAALRKLKEICEN
- a CDS encoding DUF1801 domain-containing protein encodes the protein MGKVKTTFTKEDVAAFIENAGTEKKRNDSLVLLQLMEAATGEKAEMFGPTIVGFGKYHYKYPTGHEGVAPLVGFSPRKAAFSLYVFTGADEHRHLLEGLGKYKMGKACIYVNKLSDINLDVLQNLMKESIAFISDKYIRL
- a CDS encoding DUF6157 family protein, producing the protein MKQHSTNYFNTLITIAEDSKTLKAEIPPVKLDKLTVANRQFDLLNANPGQVKSDDLLFQLYADKNEIPEGDREQAREAFFSKGQPCLRTSPLAKSYGWGILYDEAGNIRLIDAASEEYENLLQDNRIKKVPAMRSTKK
- a CDS encoding SRPBCC family protein → MESTEKFRHEINGKEVRIERQFDTDVATAWRAFTDAKILDQWWAPKPWKCVTKSQEFKENGRWTYAMQGPEGEEHWSFMDYKTIVPQEFYIGEDGFSDKDGNVQEGLPRSTWKVDFRSQDKGTLVTSTCTFEKEEDLQQLLDMGFLQGYEMGLQNLEDLLPQLR
- a CDS encoding VOC family protein, which gives rise to MARVHAYLNFNGDCRQAFEFYETVFKTENLGTHTYGDMPADPNFPLAEDAKDKVMHTAIHINPETMLMGADVLPGFGQPLSQGNGTYIMLDTKDIAEAEELFQALSKDAKVIEMQLEETFFAERFASLQDKFGVYWMIHFEGNKKMS
- a CDS encoding VOC family protein, whose translation is MENKIIPALWFDNNAKEALDFYCDILPDSSITKDNGVAVEASLIGVNFIGINGGNAFKPNPSISFMIVFENRDALDLTWNGFLEEGKVLMPLQEYPFSAHYGWIADKFGVSWQLYLGKLSDVNEQAIIPTLMFAHTQQGNCERALAFYADLFKNFHAQGAVHYPDGPMKGQVMHAQFQANNTTMAAMDSGVDMDFTFTEGVSLTILCKDQAEIDYYWDKIIRTGSESQCGWCKDEFGVSWQVVPNNIAKLLQHNKNAEKALMGMKKIVISELENA
- a CDS encoding DUF1697 domain-containing protein, with product METYLIFLRGVNVSGKNIIKMADLKEKLSESYSEVRTYIQSGNIVLETDETRPALQSAVHRLIKNAFGHDVDVFVFQPRSLEVVLNGNPFSSDLPGNKTFVTFLDGDPRADQIKAFKEIDLAPEEYVLDGRTLYFHLPEGMANAKLTTNFIEKNCRSERPGETSIPYKKCYLWSRNNT
- a CDS encoding SRPBCC family protein, with protein sequence MRTLKYLLFTILGIIVLVLIAAAVLPNDFEAGSKIVINKPKKEVFDYVKLLRNQGNYDNWSRQDPQIQREYTGTDGQPGFTYTWKSDKVGDGKQVITEVDSSAGRIDMYIFFNGSEDASPSFMEVLPLSDSSSQVIWKVEGKMPYPFNLMSLFYDMNADFDAGLAHLKDILEK
- a CDS encoding nuclear transport factor 2 family protein, whose translation is MKLVIPSDCDNAPKRRIIRDLNIAFAKGDVDALKANFHNDITWEMIGDRVLTGIQEVTDFLISIKENKATALELKQILTHGKHAAASGILTFTKGKVYFHDFYEFSSAGSSLIRKISSMARDVK
- a CDS encoding serine hydrolase domain-containing protein gives rise to the protein MKKLLILICFVLFSMLHLYAQESDLSKLDEVVDQYYPDSQAPGIILQISKYGMGTGYAKGRGIANLETGEQIDSLTNFRLASVSKQFTALAVFLLEANGQLKLTDKIRKYLPTLPEETASVEVQHLLNHSSGLVDYENYIPENQKEQLSDRSVLELISRIDSVYFPAGRQFRYSNTGYCLLALLVEQVSGKSYADFMRDEVFRELDMKHSQIMVPGAQVRNRAYGYHLENGKFTFADQSITSATKGDGGVYTSAYDYARGSTSLIYALQLAEGLVTEYPNLFMEVKPGIRYGFGFFFGKDQHGDQVLFHSGESTGFHNVVLNFPNKKLTISAFSNRDDLQIAPFFQDVLQILEVDIQGIGTNDLFTWLSNVYAHRIH